Proteins from one Primulina huaijiensis isolate GDHJ02 chromosome 18, ASM1229523v2, whole genome shotgun sequence genomic window:
- the LOC140965090 gene encoding uncharacterized protein, whose translation MDREQEEIQFLGFFGILQESYNIVISWRKIFSQVMLALILPLSFIYLAQIQITQLLIAKISTNEETLERTPEGTRSYDRISSLISSEWIEILLFKIGYLLFFLILALLSTSAVVYTIACIYTAKEITFKKVMSVVPKVWKRLMVTFLCNFVIVFAYNVVAVVIAVFAILVFQPSKSVGGIFLLFYLIIYSVGLFYINMIWQLASVVSVLEESYGLNAMAKSRSLIKGKMALCVAIFFVLGLCLFGVEAVFKIFVVMAYEKGLGYRVGLGIVCLSLMSILMLFALVMQTIIYFVCKSYHHENIDKSALANHLGEYLGEYVPLKSRDVQMEQFEV comes from the coding sequence ATGGACAGAGAACAAGAAGAAATCCAGTTTCTTGGATTCTTCGGCATACTTCAAGAATCATACAACATAGTTATATCATGGAGGAAGATTTTCAGCCAAGTCATGCTAGCTTTGATTCTTCCTCTTTCCTTCATCTACTTAGCTCAAATCCAGATTACCCAACTCCTTATCGCAAAGATCTCGACCAACGAGGAAACCCTCGAAAGAACCCCGGAGGGCACTCGTTCCTACGACAGAATCTCCAGCCTCATATCATCCGAATGGATTGAGATTCTCTTGTTCAAGATTGGGTATTTACTGTTTTTCTTGATTCTCGCGCTTCTCTCTACATCTGCAGTAGTTTACACCATCGCATGTATCTACACGGCCAAAGAGATCACGTTTAAGAAAGTGATGAGTGTTGTTCCGAAGGTCTGGAAGAGGCTAATGGTGACTTTCTTATGCAATTTCGTCATAGTCTTTGCATACAATGTTGTAGCTGTAGTTATAGCCGTCTTTGCAATTCTTGTATTTCAACCCAGTAAAAGTGTTGGGGGGATATTCCTCCTCTTTTACTTGATCATATATTCTGTCGGGTTGTTTTATATTAACATGATATGGCAGCTAGCAAGTGTGGTCTCAGTTTTGGAAGAAAGTTATGGCCTAAATGCAATGGCCAAAAGCCGATCTTTGATCAAGGGGAAAATGGCTCTTTGTGTGGCGATTTTCTTTGTATTAGGCCTGTGCCTTTTTGGAGTTGAGGCAGTATTCAAGATTTTTGTGGTGATGGCTTACGAAAAAGGGCTCGGATATAGAGTTGGACTGGGTAttgtttgtttgagtttgatgtcGATTCTGATGCTGTTTGCTCTCGTTATGCAGAcgattatatattttgtttgtaAATCATATCATCACGAAAATATCGATAAATCCGCCTTGGCGAATCATCTTGGGGAGTATCTCGGGGAGTATGTTCCTTTAAAGTCCAGGGATGTTCAGATGGAGCAATTTGAAGTTTGA
- the LOC140964581 gene encoding sugar transport protein 8-like has product MAPAITPIQNGGGDVNHPAKLTKQVVVCSIIAAFGGLMFGYDIGISGGVTSMDDFLLKFFPVVYEKKHRVKEDNYCKYNNQTLQLFTSSLYLAAVVCSFFASFCCKKLGRKRTMQMAAAFFFVGVILNTAAVNLPMLIIGRLCLGAGVGFGNQAVPLFISEIAPAKYRGGLNICFQMLITVGILIANLVNYITTNIHPYGWRISLGGAALPAIFLGLGSLLIVETPASLIERDHTEEGLRVLKKIRGVEDVEKEYSEILQATETAKKIKHPFRNLMKRSSFPQLFCGTILQVFQQFTGINVIMFYAPVLFQTMGISEDASLLSAVVTGSINCLSTLVAIFGVDKVGRRFLLIEAAIQMLISQGLTGAILATQLHSTNAIPKLYAIIVVLLICVFVSGFAWSWGPLGWLIPSEIFPLETRTSGFFFAVSMNMICTFIIAQAFLTMLCRMRSGIFFFFVAWIVVMGIFAAFLLPETKGIPIDEMNKRVWKKHWFWRRFFDDGVESQV; this is encoded by the exons ATGGCACCGGCAATCACACCTATTCAGAACGGTGGCGGCGATGTCAACCACCCGGCCAAGCTCACCAAACAGGTGGTTGTCTGTTCCATCATCGCTGCCTTTGGAGGTCTCATGTTTGGATATGATATCGGTATATCTG GAGGAGTGACGTCCATGGATGATTTCTTGTTGAAGTTCTTCCCAGTTGTTTACGAAAAGAAACATAGAGTTAAAGAAGACAACTACTGCAAATATAATAACCAGACGCTTCAACTCTTCACGTCTTCTTTATACTTGGCAGCTGTGGTTTGCAGTTTCTTCGCATCTTTTTGTTGCAAGAAATTGGGCCGCAAACGCACCATGCAGATGGCCGCCGCCTTCTTCTTCGTCGGAGTTATTCTCAACACCGCTGCTGTGAATCTTCCTATGCTTATAATCGGCCGACTTTGTTTGGGTGCTGGTGTTGGGTTCGGCAACCag GCAGTGCCGCTGTTTATATCTGAAATCGCTCCGGCAAAATACAGGGGAGGCCTAAACATATGCTTTCAGATGCTGATCACCGTAGGCATCTTGATTGCTAATTTAGTCAACTATATCACAACAAATATCCATCCTTATGGCTGGAGAATATCTCTTGGCGGTGCTGCACTGCCGGCCATTTTCCTCGGTTTAGGCTCTCTCCTCATTGTTGAAACACCCGCAAGCCTGATCGAGCGTGACCATACGGAGGAAGGCTTAAGGGTTCTCAAGAAAATCCGAGGTGTAGAAGATGTCGAAAAAGAGTACAGTGAAATTCTGCAAGCCACAGAAACTGCGAAGAAGATCAAGCACCCTTTTAGGAACCTGATGAAACGATCCAGTTTTCCACAACTCTTCTGTGGCACGATTCTGCAAGTATTCCAACAATTTACAGGGATTAATGTGATCATGTTTTATGCTCCCGTCCTCTTTCAGACTATGGGGATTTCGGAAGATGCATCTTTGCTGTCAGCTGTTGTCACGGGTTCTATCAATTGTCTTTCGACTTTGGTTGCAATATTTGGAGTTGACAAAGTTGGAAGAAGATTTTTGCTTATTGAAGCCGCCATCCAAATGCTTATTTCTCAG GGTTTGACCGGAGCAATTCTCGCAACCCAATTGCACTCAACAAACGCCATTCCTAAGCTCTATGCCATTATAGTCGTGCTCCTAATCTGCGTCTTTGTCTCGGGTTTCGCCTGGTCGTGGGGTCCTCTCGGTTGGTTGATTCCAAGTGAGATATTCCCATTGGAAACACGAACATCGGGCTTCTTCTTTGCGGTGAGCATGAACATGATCTGCACATTCATCATAGCTCAAGCCTTTCTGACGATGCTGTGCCGCATGAGGTCGGGCATATTCTTCTTCTTTGTTGCATGGATTGTTGTCATGGGAATCTTTGCTGCGTTCTTGCTGCCAGAGACCAAGGGAATTCCCATTGATGAGATGAATAAAAGAGTTTGGAAGAAACATTGGTTCTGGCGTAGATTTTTCGATGATGGAGTTGAATCACAAGTATAG
- the LOC140963842 gene encoding uncharacterized protein: MSFAGLGQIFGQVSADRSEPHSTPLDPFLFHVRPLQNDSGSLQITVTDFQSNTFQAVKSSLQLEDLRDAIGIGGFWSEFVDYVTASLKSEDVKLVMEGSSELGGALHAKLIAQKSKGMPRVSISLGKLVDGAACKVMGSLSRELYAEYRVAHNSLIEEKEQNNRLIKTVADEQEKNNAMQKQLDLILYSKKHKSQKINDRVGSDNHVTVSQDSPDKQAAHSPSSTKAANRVVPAHRRSKVRGAILKDTEDD; encoded by the exons ATGAGCTTCGCAGGACTAGGCCAAATCTTCGGGCAAGTCTCGGCGGATCGGTCAGAGCCACACAGCACCCCACTTGATCCTTTTCTGTTTCATGTGCGTCCCCTGCAGAATGATTCAGGTTCTCTACAAATCACTGTTACTGATTTCCAATCCAACACCTTTCAGGCCGTCAAGTCCAGTCTTCAGCTAGAGGACTTG AGAGATGCGATTGGAATTGGTGGTTTTTGGTCCGAATTTGTAGATTATGTCACAGCTTCCCTGAAATCGGAAGATGTGAAGCTTGTCATGGAGGGATCATCTGAGTTAGGAG GTGCTTTGCATGCAAAATTAATTGCACAAAAATCAAAAGGAATGCCACGAGTCTCAATTTCCCTTGGTAAACTTGTCGATGGCGCTGCTTGTAAGGTGATGGGAAGTCTCTCGCGGGAGCTCTATGCAGAATACAGAGTGGCGCATAATTCACTTATTGAAG AGAAAGAGCAAAATAACCGACTGATCAAAACTGTGGCCGATGAACAG GAAAAGAACAACGCAATGCAAAAGCAGTTGGACTTGATATTGTATTCTAAAAAACACAAATCTCAGAAAATAAATGACAGAGTCGGCTCGGATAACCATGTTACGGTGTCACAAGACTCTCCAG ATAAGCAAGCTGCTCATAGCCCAAGCTCAACCAAGGCCGCAAACCGAGTCGTTCCTGCACACCGCAG ATCTAAAGTAAGAGGTGCTATTCTGAAGGACACTGAAGATGATTGA
- the LOC140964712 gene encoding BTB/POZ domain-containing protein At2g13690-like: MPDSTAHNPRGRQPPSNRGRHWCCSFVTPPLSPDKPKFSSSHSSSSCGKKLEMPYNSPQTQQQKLPLSRWILSPGRVSPISDNPVSSSTPQKPLTRNNSLKVPLPRTHSETVSRDEVNSETFDVRLNLKGKNGGSLILELGSEVLVANSPVFADLISDYRKNQSGLCRIEVPDVENLNVFRETIGLMFEDDIQKKLLDVGVFRAIHILEVSAGIKFTRGVSSCLKYLEAVPWAEEEEEKLRQLCAKLNIDDIEAKEISERIVGINCVDTQQTMTKQLIWSITTCTDTNARNDLKSLVKGLLSKSSVYKKNAPDLNKNDIFTICESCIGSLTTLLEEASDTDMGQKLRKTAKQRPLLEQISQQVNNLNWLLDILLEHQMAEGFVDLWTNQRELLKMHYTTSPLIRFELSRVSAMLFIAMGARKLHCRPETRLEFLKMWFRPILSDFGWLQRCRKGLDMKELEEAMGQMILTLPLKEQYTLFMEWLPSFTKNGTECPNLSKAFEIWWRRSFVKGSRTSAIEHR, encoded by the exons ATGCCCGATTCCACGGCTCACAATCCCCGCGGCCGACAACCGCCGTCCAATAGGGGTCGACACTGGTGTTGTTCCTTCGTCACACCACCCCTTAGCCCCGACAAACCCAAATTTTCAAGCTCACATTCTTCTTCATCGTGTGGTAAAAAGTTAGAGATGCCTTACAATTCCCCACAGACCCAACAGCAAAAGCTTCCTCTTTCTCGTTGGATTTTGTCTCCGGGTAGGGTCTCCCCCATTTCCGACAACCCGGTGAGTTCTTCCACCCCTCAAAAACCTCTTACTCGAAATAATTCCCTCAAAGTGCCGCTGCCGCGAACTCATTCTGAAACCGTTTCGAGGGATGAGGTCAATTCGGAAACTTTTGATGTGAGGTTGAATCTGAAGGGGAAAAATGGCGGATCCTTGATTCTGGAGCTGGGTTCTGAGGTTTTGGTCGCTAACAGCCCCGTTTTTGCCGATTTGATATCCGATTATCGCAAGAATCAGAGTGGATTGTGTAGGATTGAGGTGCCGGATGTGGAGAATTTGAACGTGTTTCGCGAGACTATTGGCCTcatgtttgaggatgatattcAAAAGAAACTCCTCGATGTCGGTGTTTTTCGTGCCATTCATATACTGGAG GTGTCAGCAGGGATCAAGTTTACCAGGGGTGTTTCTTCATGCTTGAAATACCTCGAGGCAGTACCCTGGGcggaagaagaagaggagaagCTGAGGCAGTTATGTGCTAAACTAAATATTGATGACATAGAAGCAAAAGAAATTTCTGAAAGGATCGTTGGCATTAATTGTGTCGATACCCAACAAACCATGACGAAACAGCTTATTTGGTCTATAACCACCTGTACTGATACCAATGCCCGAAACGATCTAAAATCTTTGGTGAAAGGTCTCCTTTCCAAAAGCTCGGTCTACAAAAAGAACGCTCCGGATTTGAACAAGAACGACATATTTACCATTTGTGAGTCATGCATCGGGTCACTCACGACTCTGCTCGAGGAGGCCTCGGATACTGATATGGGTCAAAAGTTGAGAAAAACGGCAAAACAAAGACCTTTGTTAGAGCAAATCTCACAACAGGTAAACAACTTAAATTGGCTTCTTGATATCCTACTCGAGCACCAGATGGCTGAGGGATTCGTGGATCTTTGGACAAATCAACGTGAACTGCTCAAAATGCACTATACCACGTCTCCATTGATTAGATTCGAACTTAGCCGTGTCTCTGCTATGCTTTTTATCGCAATGGGTGCCAGGAAACTGCATTGTCGGCCAGAAACAAGATTAGAATTTCTTAAAATGTGGTTTAGGCCAATCCTATCAGATTTCGGGTGGCTGCAGAGGTGCAGAAAGGGGCTTGACATGAAGGAATTGGAAGAAGCAATGGGTCAAATGATTCTAACCCTTCCGTTGAAGGAGCAGTACACACTTTTTATGGAATGGCTTCCGAGTTTTACGAAAAATGGTACTGAGTGCCCGAATCTTAGTAAAGCATTTGAAATCTGGTGGCGAAGATCGTTCGTCAAGGGTTCCAGAACCTCAGCTATTGAACATAGGTGA
- the LOC140965271 gene encoding uncharacterized protein, translating into MVRIMERQSSIETEPRTLNVNQFQYAREAARNVVNTKTLEEALRIFTQGLEPMVRSCEGEDQYLDLVGEEEDQWFAINDKFGDRDTVSAPF; encoded by the exons ATGGTTAGAATAATGGAGAGGCAATCGTCTATTGAGACCGAACCTCGCACGCTCAATGTTAATCAATTCCAGTACGCAAgg GAAGCCGCGCGTAACGTGGTGAACACAAAAACGCTGGAGGAGGCTCTGAGAATATTCACCCag GGTTTGGAACCTATGGTGAGATCATGTGAAGGAGAAGATCAGTACCTTGATTTGgtaggagaagaagaagatcagTGGTTCGCCATTAACGACAAATTTGGAGATAGAGATACTGTTTCTGCACCTTTCTGA